A window of the Amycolatopsis solani genome harbors these coding sequences:
- a CDS encoding R2-like ligand-binding oxidase has product MSLTRDIGPGHRGFGGVRTGHRPDPVPRRLLRDGNAAFWNPDDIDLTRDAADFATLSPRERRLTCLFVANLISAGESAPQDLQQFVTAMATENRRDDATYLTQLVFEEAQHAQALRTWLDAVGMSDALPWFAESGDVHRRTFLEELSWSLYALTDDHSPAAQIRAAVTHHHILEGCLALTCHTAAAGICRTRAILPGLLSIIDRIAADERRHVAWGTFTCRRHVAADDANWPIVLHRTQELLPLATEMLGEMLAPFGPGAPFGISMQGLMSTALNDVGRRLDSIAQARGRQAEDIDRDHAPMRLESEIEWAGSGPRDEDDRRTVLTLRRPV; this is encoded by the coding sequence ATGTCCCTCACCCGCGATATCGGGCCCGGCCACCGCGGGTTCGGCGGCGTCCGCACCGGGCACCGGCCGGACCCGGTCCCCCGCCGGCTCCTGCGCGACGGCAACGCGGCGTTCTGGAACCCCGACGACATCGACCTCACCAGGGACGCCGCCGACTTCGCCACGCTGTCCCCCCGCGAGCGGCGCCTGACCTGCCTCTTCGTGGCAAACCTGATCTCGGCCGGCGAATCGGCCCCCCAGGACCTCCAGCAGTTCGTGACGGCGATGGCCACCGAAAACCGGCGCGACGACGCGACCTACCTGACGCAGCTCGTGTTCGAGGAAGCCCAGCACGCCCAGGCCCTCCGAACGTGGCTCGACGCGGTCGGCATGAGCGACGCCCTCCCATGGTTCGCCGAGAGCGGCGACGTCCACCGCCGCACGTTCCTGGAAGAACTGTCCTGGTCGCTGTACGCCCTCACCGACGACCATTCACCCGCAGCGCAAATCCGCGCCGCGGTGACCCACCACCACATCCTCGAAGGCTGCCTCGCCTTGACGTGCCACACGGCGGCGGCCGGAATCTGCCGAACCCGCGCAATCCTCCCGGGCCTCCTCAGCATCATCGACCGCATCGCGGCGGACGAACGCCGCCACGTCGCGTGGGGCACGTTCACGTGCCGCCGCCACGTCGCAGCCGACGACGCGAACTGGCCGATCGTCCTGCACCGCACGCAGGAACTGCTGCCCCTCGCGACCGAGATGCTGGGCGAAATGCTGGCACCGTTCGGCCCGGGAGCCCCGTTCGGCATCAGCATGCAGGGCCTGATGAGCACCGCCCTCAACGACGTCGGCCGCCGCCTGGACTCGATCGCTCAGGCGCGTGGCCGCCAGGCGGAGGACATCGACCGCGACCACGCACCGATGCGCCTGGAGAGCGAGATCGAGTGGGCCGGGAGCGGCCCGCGCGACGAGGACGACCGCCGGACGGTCCTGACGCTCAGACGCCCGGTGTGA
- a CDS encoding sensor histidine kinase, whose product MPADGRTARGALPVARVMVAVRLAVALSVVLLLVADDDARRHLPLVVVTLSVASVYAIVVAANPHWELYASPAAWLLTALDATFTLLTIATTGAAASPAVAILVLVVTAAAIRLPLGPTVALAVGLGVTYLAVAVLVDPEFTSRQERWLQGLWWTGYLLLTGLLGASLSRLVEREREAGIAARVEAMAEHAAAGEERDLRRRLLESYQSQQDGLAIVLHEFRTPVLSLRVLARELAADGTLAPADREAGSRLIAEHANHLSDMLDALGDVAASRRPAFGTGRSRPVELRALVLASADAAGLRPPRLRVRFDDELAVTTDPQRFRRVLTNLLENAARHGEGKPVDVEAEVTGGRLVLRVLDRGSGVDAGNLAKLTGKFTAAGSNRGTAGLGLWIVEQIVQALGGRVGFRNRPGGGLVAEVEVPVD is encoded by the coding sequence ATGCCGGCCGACGGGCGAACCGCGCGGGGCGCGCTGCCCGTCGCCCGGGTGATGGTGGCCGTGCGGCTCGCGGTCGCGCTGTCGGTGGTCCTGCTGCTGGTCGCCGACGACGACGCCCGCCGGCACCTTCCCCTGGTCGTCGTGACTCTGTCCGTCGCCTCCGTTTACGCGATCGTGGTCGCGGCGAACCCCCATTGGGAGCTGTACGCCTCGCCGGCGGCCTGGCTGCTCACCGCGCTCGACGCGACGTTCACCCTGCTCACGATCGCCACGACCGGCGCGGCGGCCAGCCCGGCGGTGGCAATCCTGGTGCTGGTCGTCACCGCGGCGGCGATCCGCCTGCCCCTCGGCCCCACCGTGGCCCTCGCCGTCGGGCTCGGCGTCACCTATCTCGCGGTGGCGGTGCTCGTCGACCCGGAGTTCACCTCGCGGCAGGAGCGCTGGCTGCAGGGTCTCTGGTGGACGGGCTACCTGCTGCTCACCGGCCTGCTCGGCGCGAGCCTGTCCCGGCTGGTCGAGCGCGAGCGGGAGGCCGGGATCGCCGCCCGGGTCGAGGCGATGGCCGAGCACGCCGCGGCCGGGGAGGAACGCGACCTGCGGCGGCGGCTCCTCGAGTCGTACCAGTCCCAGCAGGACGGCCTCGCGATCGTGCTGCACGAATTCCGCACCCCCGTGCTCTCACTCCGCGTGCTGGCCCGGGAGCTCGCCGCGGACGGCACGCTCGCCCCGGCCGACCGCGAAGCCGGCAGCCGGCTGATCGCCGAACACGCGAACCACCTCTCCGACATGCTCGACGCCCTGGGCGACGTCGCGGCCAGCCGCCGTCCGGCCTTCGGCACCGGCCGGTCCCGCCCGGTGGAGCTGCGGGCCCTGGTACTGGCCTCCGCGGACGCGGCCGGGCTCCGGCCGCCGCGGCTGCGGGTGCGCTTCGACGACGAGCTGGCCGTCACCACCGACCCCCAGCGGTTCCGCCGCGTGCTCACGAACCTCCTCGAGAACGCCGCCCGCCACGGCGAAGGCAAGCCCGTCGACGTCGAGGCCGAAGTCACCGGTGGCCGGCTCGTGCTGCGCGTGCTCGACCGCGGGTCTGGAGTGGACGCGGGCAACCTCGCGAAGCTGACCGGCAAGTTCACCGCGGCCGGGTCGAACCGCGGCACGGCGGGCCTCGGCCTCTGGATCGTCGAGCAGATCGTGCAGGCACTCGGCGGCCGCGTCGGCTTCCGGAACCGTCCCGGCGGCGGGCTGGTCGCCGAGGTCGAGGTCCCGGTGGACTGA
- a CDS encoding response regulator transcription factor, with protein MDDQRLVVVIVDDHDLFARGLALLLTTNAGDRFEVGGTTTHVEEAPALVESCAADLALVDLAMPPLGGAAAIRQIKRRHPATRVLALSGSDDLELAEQALRAGADGYLAKSADPEVLVAPLLAVAAGFRVLEGELLDVLLTTTRKPPETLLDTLDSQDLRLWALLARGLETQDIATRMLVSERTAKRMVASLLNRIGAANRVEAAGLAGAYGLLDHDPADRPQ; from the coding sequence GTGGATGATCAGCGCCTGGTGGTCGTGATCGTGGACGATCACGACCTGTTCGCCAGGGGGCTGGCGCTGCTGCTGACGACCAACGCCGGCGACCGGTTCGAGGTGGGTGGGACCACCACGCACGTGGAGGAGGCGCCCGCGCTGGTCGAGTCCTGTGCGGCCGACCTCGCGCTCGTCGATCTGGCCATGCCGCCCCTCGGCGGCGCGGCCGCGATCCGCCAGATCAAGCGGCGCCACCCGGCCACCCGCGTGCTCGCGCTGTCCGGATCGGACGATCTGGAACTCGCCGAACAGGCGCTGCGCGCCGGAGCGGACGGCTACCTCGCCAAGTCGGCCGACCCGGAGGTCCTCGTCGCGCCGTTGCTGGCTGTCGCCGCCGGGTTCCGGGTCCTCGAAGGCGAACTGCTCGACGTGCTGCTGACCACGACCCGCAAGCCGCCGGAGACCCTGCTGGACACGCTCGACTCCCAGGACCTGCGGCTGTGGGCGCTGCTCGCCCGCGGCCTGGAAACGCAGGACATCGCCACCCGGATGCTGGTCTCCGAGCGCACGGCCAAGCGCATGGTCGCCTCGTTGCTGAACCGCATCGGCGCGGCCAACCGGGTCGAAGCCGCCGGCCTCGCCGGCGCCTACGGCCTGCTCGACCACGACCCGGCGGACCGTCCACAGTAG
- a CDS encoding MlaE family ABC transporter permease — protein sequence MTTTKPARQWSTGVQRPLVEAGEIVHLLGRVLWLAVRHPFGYWGEVRDLMFETLRRCWLPVIISTTALGFAGPGMQGGSLYSVLGIPDRLGSFLLMASVREFAPWIDAMIVAGVMGTAIAADLGARRIREEIDAMQVLGVDPVRTLVLPRIIAVTLMTGLLEVFALVCGVIGGYIAAVPIFGATGAAFIGNFWSNATTTDMWGSIVKTLAFGLILSVVCCYKGLNAQGGPIGVGRAVNQAVVISFASIWIFNYVYTSALLGLNPDMQVFK from the coding sequence GTGACCACAACGAAACCCGCACGCCAGTGGAGCACCGGTGTGCAGCGGCCGCTGGTCGAAGCCGGCGAAATCGTCCACCTGCTCGGCCGGGTCCTCTGGCTCGCGGTCCGCCACCCCTTCGGGTACTGGGGCGAAGTCCGCGACCTGATGTTCGAGACGCTGCGCCGGTGCTGGCTGCCGGTCATCATCTCCACGACCGCGCTCGGTTTCGCCGGCCCGGGCATGCAGGGCGGCAGCCTCTACAGCGTGCTCGGCATTCCCGACCGCCTCGGGTCCTTCCTGCTGATGGCCAGCGTCCGCGAGTTCGCGCCGTGGATCGACGCGATGATCGTCGCCGGGGTGATGGGCACGGCCATCGCCGCCGACCTCGGCGCGCGGCGGATCCGCGAGGAGATCGACGCCATGCAGGTCCTCGGCGTCGATCCCGTCCGGACCCTCGTGCTGCCGCGGATCATCGCGGTCACCCTGATGACCGGCCTGCTCGAGGTGTTCGCGCTCGTGTGCGGCGTGATCGGCGGGTACATCGCGGCGGTGCCGATCTTCGGGGCCACCGGCGCGGCCTTCATCGGCAACTTCTGGTCCAACGCGACGACCACGGACATGTGGGGCAGCATCGTGAAGACCCTCGCGTTCGGACTGATCCTGTCGGTCGTCTGCTGCTACAAGGGATTGAACGCCCAGGGTGGCCCGATCGGCGTCGGCCGCGCGGTCAACCAGGCGGTAGTCATCTCGTTCGCCTCGATCTGGATCTTCAACTACGTCTACACGTCCGCGCTCCTCGGACTGAACCCCGACATGCAGGTCTTCAAGTGA
- a CDS encoding ABC transporter permease, giving the protein MTTPTGRTKQPDVVITFGSMAGKLRDGVAAGGDIMKFAGRTVRSLPDLRHHVTEVFAQAGILILSSGIIVWLMQFVVGTMCATEASYTLKQVGAPIYSAVFNDVCGLREMSVYMWAYIFAAKVGCGLVAEIGSMRIAEEIDALEVLGIKSRSYLVGTRIAAAWLCMPFLYIVGLGLMFISMHLVTVYQLGTVSSGGYSFVFWLFQNPYDLMAAISKMIAMGTIIIFVGCYYGYNASGGPVGVGRNTAKSMMLNMVLIHVVGLLGTWFFWGSYPNMPIGN; this is encoded by the coding sequence ATGACCACACCGACGGGCCGCACGAAACAACCCGACGTCGTCATCACGTTCGGCAGCATGGCGGGGAAACTGCGCGACGGCGTCGCGGCCGGCGGCGACATCATGAAGTTCGCCGGCCGCACGGTGCGCAGCCTGCCGGACCTGCGCCACCACGTCACGGAAGTGTTCGCCCAGGCGGGAATCCTGATCCTGTCGAGCGGCATCATCGTCTGGCTGATGCAGTTCGTCGTCGGCACGATGTGCGCGACCGAAGCCAGCTACACCCTCAAGCAGGTCGGCGCGCCGATCTATTCCGCGGTGTTCAACGACGTCTGCGGCCTGCGCGAGATGTCGGTGTACATGTGGGCTTACATCTTCGCGGCGAAGGTCGGGTGCGGGCTGGTCGCGGAAATCGGTTCGATGCGCATCGCCGAGGAGATCGACGCGCTGGAAGTGCTGGGCATCAAGTCGCGCAGCTACCTCGTCGGCACCCGGATCGCCGCCGCCTGGCTTTGCATGCCTTTCCTGTACATCGTCGGGCTCGGCCTGATGTTCATCTCGATGCACCTGGTCACGGTCTACCAGCTGGGCACCGTTTCCAGTGGTGGCTATTCCTTCGTCTTCTGGCTGTTCCAGAACCCCTACGACCTGATGGCCGCGATTTCGAAGATGATCGCCATGGGCACGATCATCATCTTCGTCGGGTGTTACTACGGCTACAACGCTTCGGGCGGTCCGGTCGGGGTGGGGAGAAACACGGCGAAATCGATGATGCTCAACATGGTGCTCATCCACGTCGTCGGGTTGCTCGGCACGTGGTTCTTCTGGGGCTCCTACCCGAACATGCCGATCGGCAACTGA
- a CDS encoding ABC transporter ATP-binding protein: MVTGMNGTAAAIGSPERVHTMEVRNVHKSFGSFDVLKGLNLEFADNAITTILGPSGTGKSVLIKHLVGLLEPDQGEVMIFGRDIWKIGERERYELRKRFGVLFQDGALFGSMNIFDNTAFPLRKHTDKSEDEIEAIVNQRLKEVGLERSSYKYPNEVSGGMRKRAGFARALVMNPDIVLFDEPDSGLDPVRTSLLNDLILDMHQEYRGTYLLVTHDIRTARKVSDYVGVIWKGQVVHYGPTEEAFNSPDPFVRQFLSGDSAGPLGMD, from the coding sequence ATGGTCACCGGGATGAACGGGACGGCCGCCGCGATCGGCTCACCGGAGCGGGTGCACACGATGGAGGTGCGCAACGTCCACAAGTCCTTCGGCAGCTTCGACGTGCTGAAGGGGCTCAACCTGGAATTCGCCGACAACGCGATCACCACCATTCTCGGCCCGTCCGGGACCGGCAAGAGCGTGCTCATCAAGCACCTCGTCGGCCTGCTCGAGCCGGACCAGGGCGAGGTGATGATCTTCGGGCGCGACATCTGGAAGATCGGCGAACGGGAGCGCTACGAACTGCGCAAGCGGTTCGGCGTCCTGTTCCAGGACGGCGCGCTGTTCGGGTCGATGAACATCTTCGACAACACCGCGTTCCCGCTGCGCAAGCACACCGACAAGAGCGAGGACGAAATCGAGGCGATCGTCAACCAGCGGCTCAAGGAGGTCGGCCTGGAGCGGTCGTCCTACAAGTACCCCAACGAGGTCTCCGGCGGCATGCGCAAGCGCGCCGGCTTCGCGCGGGCGCTGGTGATGAACCCCGACATCGTCCTGTTCGACGAGCCCGACTCGGGCCTCGACCCGGTCCGCACCAGCTTGCTCAACGACCTGATCCTCGACATGCACCAGGAGTACCGCGGGACCTACCTGCTGGTGACCCACGACATCCGCACCGCACGCAAGGTCAGCGACTACGTCGGGGTCATCTGGAAGGGCCAGGTCGTCCACTACGGACCGACCGAGGAGGCGTTCAACTCGCCGGACCCCTTCGTCCGCCAGTTCCTCTCCGGCGACTCCGCCGGCCCGCTGGGAATGGACTGA
- a CDS encoding MlaD family protein gives MVLGLAAVAAAALLIAPGDDDYPANVVLPSATGLIAGSKVLVNGFDAGQVDDVSIKDGRAQVTMSLSKDFAPLHSGASAGIVWKAVLGERQLDVRDGPKTNPVIPPGGTLDGKVSDPVEMDKVLAALDPTTRAHLSSLVRGLDDTVAGNETDLRQTLRKAGPTVEALGGVLRAVGSDGPAIKELAGQLNGMVTTLVNRDQQVRAIVSGLAGATEAAAQQREQLRAALRKLPGTLGTADRTLADVPGTVDKAVPLLEDLRPATDRLPAVARTLRPVLADLRPTVAQLRPTLASLGTLLQFTPGLLDSAHGALPGTNSAVSSLTPALSFLRPYTPEVVGWLSNWGSSAANYDSNGHYMRVNIPAGLTSFDNNPGVMPPGMTSDPFPAPGAIAGQPWTDAFGSGVR, from the coding sequence GTGGTCCTGGGGTTGGCCGCGGTGGCCGCCGCCGCGCTGCTGATCGCCCCGGGCGACGACGACTACCCGGCGAACGTCGTGCTGCCGTCGGCGACCGGCTTGATCGCCGGCAGCAAGGTCCTCGTGAACGGTTTCGACGCCGGGCAGGTCGACGACGTGTCCATCAAGGACGGACGCGCGCAGGTCACCATGAGCCTGAGCAAGGACTTCGCGCCGCTGCACTCCGGCGCGTCCGCGGGCATCGTGTGGAAGGCCGTGCTCGGTGAGCGGCAGCTCGACGTCCGGGACGGCCCGAAGACGAACCCGGTCATCCCGCCGGGCGGCACCCTGGACGGCAAGGTGTCCGACCCGGTCGAGATGGACAAGGTGCTGGCCGCGCTCGATCCCACCACCCGCGCTCACCTCAGCTCCCTGGTGCGGGGCCTCGACGACACCGTCGCGGGCAACGAGACCGACCTGCGGCAGACCCTGCGGAAGGCGGGCCCGACGGTGGAAGCGCTCGGTGGGGTGCTGCGCGCCGTCGGCTCGGACGGGCCGGCGATCAAGGAGCTGGCCGGGCAGCTGAACGGCATGGTCACCACGCTGGTGAACCGCGACCAGCAGGTGCGGGCCATCGTGTCCGGGCTGGCCGGCGCGACCGAAGCGGCCGCCCAGCAGCGCGAGCAGCTGCGTGCGGCGCTGCGGAAACTGCCCGGCACCCTCGGGACCGCGGACCGGACGCTGGCCGACGTGCCCGGCACGGTCGACAAAGCGGTACCGCTGCTGGAGGATCTGCGCCCGGCGACCGACCGCCTGCCCGCCGTGGCCCGCACCCTGCGCCCGGTGCTCGCCGACCTCCGCCCGACCGTGGCGCAGCTGCGGCCCACCCTGGCTTCGCTCGGCACGCTGCTGCAGTTCACCCCGGGGCTGCTCGACAGCGCTCACGGTGCCCTGCCCGGCACGAACTCGGCGGTGTCGTCGCTGACGCCCGCGCTGAGCTTCTTGCGGCCCTACACGCCCGAAGTGGTCGGGTGGCTGTCGAACTGGGGCTCCTCGGCCGCCAACTACGACAGCAACGGTCACTACATGCGCGTCAACATCCCCGCCGGGCTCACGAGTTTCGACAACAACCCCGGCGTCATGCCGCCCGGGATGACCAGCGATCCCTTCCCGGCACCCGGTGCGATCGCCGGGCAGCCGTGGACCGACGCGTTCGGGAGTGGTGTCCGATGA
- a CDS encoding MlaD family protein — protein sequence MSRSKIRVVLVTTAVAAVVAGAAVTNTDSGAQPEKLTVAAEFADASPLVVGNDVKVKGVTVGEVADMSVRDAKAIVTLKLDGSALPLHKDARATVKPVSLLGERFVDLDRGTASAPLLKDGDVLPIQQTGQATDLDQVLNTIDDPTGQSLAALVTMLGQGMQGNGAHAQASIKALASSMQDTDGLVKLLGQQNQLLTDLVDHVQPVAGALAADNGKTLDGLVDSARQVLGVTAKNQEGLDASLAELPGTLAAARDTLAELTGTAKATTPVLEGMRPATDNLSAVSDELRKFSESADPALTSAKPVLERAEKLMDAARPVVEELRKAGPGLRGTVAGANPLTAQLTGNLENVLNFFRFWAMSTNGWDGLSHYFRGQAIIHPEEITGLLPSLTGTPPPPTIPGAGKSSPIPGLPGALGSSGLLDTKSLVAPDGGVTGLNERQESGVLQFLLGGS from the coding sequence ATGAGCCGGTCGAAGATCCGGGTCGTGCTGGTCACGACCGCCGTCGCGGCCGTGGTCGCCGGCGCCGCGGTGACCAACACCGATTCCGGCGCGCAGCCGGAAAAACTGACCGTCGCGGCGGAGTTCGCCGACGCGAGCCCGCTGGTCGTCGGCAACGACGTGAAGGTCAAGGGCGTCACCGTCGGCGAAGTGGCCGACATGAGCGTCCGCGACGCCAAGGCGATCGTCACCCTCAAGCTCGACGGCTCGGCGCTGCCGCTGCACAAGGACGCCCGCGCCACGGTGAAGCCGGTCAGCCTGCTGGGCGAGCGCTTCGTCGACCTCGACCGCGGCACCGCGTCCGCGCCGCTGCTGAAGGACGGCGACGTGCTGCCGATCCAGCAGACCGGCCAGGCGACCGACCTCGACCAGGTGCTCAACACCATCGACGACCCGACCGGCCAGTCGCTCGCCGCGCTGGTCACGATGCTGGGCCAGGGCATGCAGGGCAACGGCGCCCACGCGCAGGCCTCGATCAAGGCGCTCGCGTCGTCCATGCAGGACACCGACGGGCTGGTGAAGCTGCTCGGGCAGCAGAACCAGCTGCTCACCGACCTCGTCGACCACGTGCAGCCGGTGGCGGGCGCGCTGGCCGCCGACAACGGCAAGACCCTGGACGGCCTGGTCGACTCCGCACGCCAGGTGCTCGGTGTCACGGCCAAGAACCAGGAGGGCCTCGACGCCTCGCTCGCCGAACTGCCGGGAACCCTGGCCGCGGCGCGCGACACCCTCGCCGAGCTCACCGGCACGGCCAAGGCCACCACGCCCGTGCTCGAGGGGATGCGGCCGGCGACCGACAACCTTTCCGCCGTCAGCGACGAACTGCGGAAGTTCAGCGAGTCGGCGGACCCGGCTTTGACGAGCGCCAAGCCCGTCCTCGAGCGCGCCGAGAAGCTGATGGACGCGGCCCGCCCGGTCGTCGAGGAGCTCCGGAAGGCGGGCCCGGGCCTGCGTGGCACCGTGGCCGGAGCGAATCCGCTCACCGCGCAGCTGACCGGCAACCTCGAAAACGTCCTGAACTTCTTCCGGTTCTGGGCGATGTCGACCAACGGCTGGGACGGGCTTTCGCACTACTTCCGCGGCCAGGCGATCATCCACCCCGAGGAGATCACCGGGCTCCTGCCGTCGCTGACCGGGACGCCTCCGCCGCCCACGATTCCCGGCGCGGGCAAGTCGTCGCCGATTCCCGGGCTCCCCGGCGCGCTCGGCTCGTCGGGCCTGCTCGACACGAAGTCCCTCGTCGCGCCGGACGGCGGCGTGACCGGGCTCAACGAGCGCCAGGAGAGCGGCGTTCTCCAGTTCCTGCTCGGAGGTTCCTGA
- a CDS encoding MlaD family protein: MGKRKFRSVSTGAVVLVVFALALQLALTAEKGLPGATYTLVDADVSDVGALRPGDDVRVASVRVGRVKDVRLVGGTPRVTLQLDGTREVYRDAAAEAKSITVASRSALGQKYIALTPGTPGAGKLGPAEVIPPKRTAGSQELSDLLDVLDAPTRDALGSTVREVGGGAGGHAQDLQDALKAAPQMLPDLATVSKALSANDGADLTALLTTADRLSARFAGRQEQVSELLGRLDTTMRAVAVDEGKPLDEVVQRAPGTLQAARAGLQSLQAPLKDLHAGMAQLVPGARALGQATPDLRGVLREAVPPLGKVPDVGKQAEPALTDLTKTVDDARPLAPRLTQTFGSADQFLRVLAPYAPEVSGWFTNWAAALSHGDANGHFLRLYLLFSEESVLGQGGLRDPLVARNPYPAPGEAAHDARKIPGGNR, translated from the coding sequence ATGGGCAAGCGCAAGTTCCGCTCGGTGTCCACGGGCGCCGTGGTGCTGGTGGTGTTCGCCCTCGCGCTGCAGCTCGCGCTCACGGCGGAGAAGGGGTTGCCGGGAGCGACCTACACCCTCGTCGACGCCGATGTTTCGGACGTCGGCGCGCTCCGCCCCGGTGACGACGTCCGCGTCGCCAGCGTCCGGGTCGGCCGCGTCAAGGACGTCCGGCTGGTCGGCGGCACCCCGCGGGTGACGCTCCAGCTCGACGGCACGCGGGAGGTCTACCGGGACGCGGCGGCGGAGGCCAAGAGCATCACGGTGGCTTCGCGGTCCGCGCTGGGGCAGAAGTACATCGCGCTGACGCCGGGTACGCCCGGCGCGGGGAAGCTCGGCCCGGCGGAGGTGATCCCGCCCAAGCGGACCGCCGGCTCGCAGGAGCTGAGCGACCTGCTGGACGTGCTCGACGCGCCCACCCGGGACGCACTCGGCTCGACCGTCCGCGAAGTGGGCGGCGGAGCCGGCGGGCACGCGCAGGACCTGCAGGACGCGCTCAAGGCCGCGCCGCAGATGCTTCCTGACCTCGCGACTGTCTCGAAAGCCCTGTCCGCGAACGACGGCGCCGACCTGACCGCGCTGCTGACCACGGCCGACCGGCTGTCAGCCCGGTTCGCCGGGCGCCAGGAACAAGTATCGGAACTGCTCGGCCGGCTGGACACGACGATGCGAGCCGTCGCGGTGGACGAAGGGAAACCGCTCGACGAGGTCGTGCAGCGCGCTCCCGGCACGCTGCAGGCGGCCCGAGCCGGCCTGCAGTCGCTGCAGGCCCCGCTCAAGGACCTGCACGCCGGTATGGCCCAGCTCGTGCCCGGCGCGCGTGCGCTCGGCCAGGCGACTCCGGACCTGCGCGGCGTGCTGAGGGAAGCGGTGCCGCCACTGGGAAAGGTGCCGGACGTCGGCAAGCAGGCCGAGCCCGCGCTGACCGACCTGACGAAGACCGTCGACGACGCGCGGCCGCTGGCCCCGCGGCTGACGCAGACCTTCGGCAGTGCCGACCAGTTCCTGCGGGTGCTGGCGCCGTACGCCCCGGAAGTCAGCGGGTGGTTCACGAACTGGGCCGCCGCGCTCTCGCACGGCGACGCCAACGGCCATTTCCTGCGGCTGTACCTGCTGTTCAGCGAGGAGTCCGTGCTCGGCCAGGGCGGTCTTCGGGACCCGCTGGTCGCCCGGAACCCCTATCCCGCACCGGGTGAGGCGGCACACGACGCCCGGAAGATCCCAGGAGGCAACCGGTGA
- a CDS encoding MlaD family protein: MKALRSRTRHRQPVSAFKLGVVVLVVTLLAGYALLEKDRVATALRPGDLVRVQFAQDYHLQPFVSQVKVAGVPVGVVSSVDRAGDGSALVELKVDDGVTGKLGTTPSAALRPTTILGGKYYVELVPGGGRTTFAGTIPVERTQTPVELQQLADALQPDAVKGIRSATRNFDDTLHAGGKSAIEDLLADAPDTLDATTPVLQGLQGTDPRTDLPDLVHGFESTARVLTEQPGQLDSIVRNLQQVTSTLDHRRTDIATAIAELPGTLDNADDGLAHLGVTLGKLRDTADPARPVARELDAFLAHADPVLTKTRPLLSDVRGLLTDAQPLVEQLVPAAQGTTKVFDDVRGPVLDRVNGPIMNMVLSPFKGTGIYAGGGSDQPFYKEVGYMFSTMDRASSLTDPNGVAVGLQPGFGGGSIAGTPINFEQLMNTLAHLQGATPENRSGR; this comes from the coding sequence GTGAAGGCGCTTCGTTCCCGCACCCGGCACCGGCAGCCGGTGTCCGCGTTCAAGCTCGGCGTCGTCGTCCTCGTGGTGACCTTGCTGGCCGGCTACGCGCTGCTCGAAAAGGACCGCGTCGCGACGGCGTTGCGGCCCGGTGACCTCGTCCGCGTCCAGTTCGCCCAGGACTACCACCTCCAGCCGTTCGTCTCGCAGGTCAAGGTGGCCGGGGTGCCGGTGGGCGTGGTGTCCTCGGTCGACCGGGCCGGCGACGGCTCGGCACTGGTCGAGCTGAAGGTCGACGACGGCGTCACCGGCAAGCTCGGCACCACGCCGAGCGCCGCCCTGCGCCCGACCACGATCCTCGGCGGCAAGTACTACGTGGAGCTCGTCCCGGGCGGCGGCCGGACCACGTTCGCCGGCACCATCCCGGTCGAACGGACCCAGACGCCGGTGGAGCTGCAGCAGCTCGCGGACGCCCTGCAGCCCGACGCGGTGAAGGGCATCCGCTCCGCGACGCGGAACTTCGACGACACCCTGCACGCCGGCGGCAAGTCGGCGATCGAGGACCTGCTCGCCGACGCGCCGGACACGCTCGACGCGACGACACCAGTCCTGCAGGGCCTGCAGGGCACGGACCCGCGCACCGACCTGCCCGACCTCGTGCACGGCTTCGAGTCGACCGCGCGCGTGCTGACCGAGCAGCCGGGCCAGCTCGACTCCATCGTGCGGAACCTGCAGCAGGTCACCTCGACGCTCGACCACCGGCGGACCGACATCGCCACCGCCATCGCCGAACTGCCCGGGACCCTGGACAACGCGGACGACGGACTGGCCCACCTCGGCGTCACGCTCGGCAAGCTGCGGGACACCGCGGACCCCGCGCGCCCGGTCGCGCGCGAGCTCGACGCGTTCCTGGCGCACGCCGATCCGGTGCTCACCAAGACCCGCCCGCTGCTGAGCGACGTGCGCGGCCTGCTCACCGACGCGCAGCCGCTGGTCGAGCAGCTCGTCCCGGCCGCGCAGGGCACCACGAAGGTGTTCGACGACGTCCGCGGGCCGGTGCTGGACCGCGTCAACGGCCCGATCATGAACATGGTGCTCTCGCCCTTCAAGGGCACCGGCATCTACGCCGGCGGCGGCTCGGACCAGCCGTTCTACAAAGAGGTCGGCTACATGTTCTCGACCATGGACCGCGCGTCCTCGCTCACCGACCCGAACGGCGTGGCCGTGGGTCTCCAGCCGGGCTTCGGCGGCGGCAGCATCGCCGGCACCCCGATCAACTTCGAGCAGCTGATGAACACGCTCGCCCACCTGCAGGGCGCCACCCCGGAGAACAGGAGCGGCCGATGA